A window of Streptomyces sp. NBC_01224 genomic DNA:
GTAGGTGTCGCTGCGGGCGGGCGCCCGGGCGGTCAGCGACTCGTCACCGTCCACGGTCAGCTTGCCGCGGTAGGTGCCGTTGCACAGCACGGGCGCTGCGGGCGCGGCGGTCAGGGTGTACGAACCTTCGGCGACCTTCGGCAGGTTGAAGTGTCCGGTCGCGTCCGTGGTGACGGAGGCGACCGGAGTGCCGGCGATCTGGACGGTGGCCTTGGCGAGGGGTTTGCCGGTGACGTCGAGGACGGTTCCGGACACCGTGTGGGAGGCGACCGCGTCGAGTGTGAAGTCCTTGGTGAGCTGCTCACCGGTGGCGACCGTGAGGTCGGACGCGTAGCCGTCCGCGTAGCCGTACCCGCTGAGGGCGAAGTCGTACGAGCCCGCCGGAAGGGTCAGCCGGTAGGAGCCGTCCGCCGAGGTCGTCACGGTGCGGGTCGAGGCGGACCCGGAGGCCTTCACCGTGATGCCGGTCAGCGCGGAGCCGGTCGCCTTGTCGGTGACCTTGCCGGTGAGGACGGCCGCCGTGTGCGGGGCCTTGTCGACGGACGCGAAGATGTCGAGCTTGCCCTCGCCCCAGACGTTGTTCGCTTCGGCGGTGCCGCCGCAGTGAGTGTCGTCGACGTCAGCGGCGCCCTCGTTCAGCAGCGCGCGGGTCGCGTCGATGTTGCCGATGAGGGAGGGGGCGGACGACCACAGCAGGGCGACGGCGCCGGCGACGTGCGGCGTCGCCATCGACGTGCCGGAGATGGCCTTGTACGTGTTGCCCGGCCAGGTGGAGCGGACATTGACGCCCGGAGCCGAGATGTTCGGCTTCATCGAGCCGTCGAGCCTGGACGGTCCGAAGCCGGAGAAGTCGGCGATCCTGCCGTTGACGTCGTATGCGCCGACACCGTACGCGGGTGCCTGCGAGCCGGGCGCGTGGCCGGTCGAGCAGGTGGTGCCGTCGCCGTCGTTGCCGGAGGCGAACGCCTCGAAGATCCCGGCCGCGTTCCACGCCTCGACGATGTCCTGGTAGAACGTCGTGTCACCGCCGCCCCAGGAGTTGTTCACGATGTCGGGGGCGAGATCGGGGCGCGGGTTCTGGCCGGTGTGGTCGGTCGGCGCGAGGATCCACTGGCCCGCCGCGAGGAGCGAGGAGTCCGAACAGGAGCTGGACTCGCAGCCCTTGGCTGCGATCCACTTGGCGCCGGGCGCGACACCGACGCCGCCCGCGCCGACCATGGTGCCCATGGTGTGCGTGCCGTGACCGTTGTTGTCGCAGGGCGCCGACGTGGTGCACTGGCTCGTCGGGTCGTACCAGTTGTAATCGTGCGTGAAGGAGCCGTCGCCGTTGTTGCCGCGGTAGTTGGCCTTCAGCGCCGGGTGGTCGTACTGGACGCCCGAGTCGACGTTGGCGATGACGATGCCTTCGCCGCGGTCGTCGTACTGGTCCCAGACCTGGTCGGCCTTGATGTCCTTGACGCCCCATTCGGGGGTGACCGGGTCGGCGTCGGTGGCGGCCTTTGATGCCGCGCTCTCGG
This region includes:
- a CDS encoding S8 family serine peptidase encodes the protein MHLPRSPRRRSAAWAAAAITAAAVLTGPAPAFAQSGTAVTGTAAKSTAAKNTAEVDSAVLDTVRKGKESTFFVVLKKQADLSAAKGRRGHAAKAKAAFASLRAEARSSQQPLTSFLDKEKVGYQSFWIANAVKVTGDKRLVEDLANRSDVASIVKEHHYELDATESAASKAATDADPVTPEWGVKDIKADQVWDQYDDRGEGIVIANVDSGVQYDHPALKANYRGNNGDGSFTHDYNWYDPTSQCTTSAPCDNNGHGTHTMGTMVGAGGVGVAPGAKWIAAKGCESSSCSDSSLLAAGQWILAPTDHTGQNPRPDLAPDIVNNSWGGGDTTFYQDIVEAWNAAGIFEAFASGNDGDGTTCSTGHAPGSQAPAYGVGAYDVNGRIADFSGFGPSRLDGSMKPNISAPGVNVRSTWPGNTYKAISGTSMATPHVAGAVALLWSSAPSLIGNIDATRALLNEGAADVDDTHCGGTAEANNVWGEGKLDIFASVDKAPHTAAVLTGKVTDKATGSALTGITVKASGSASTRTVTTSADGSYRLTLPAGSYDFALSGYGYADGYASDLTVATGEQLTKDFTLDAVASHTVSGTVLDVTGKPLAKATVQIAGTPVASVTTDATGHFNLPKVAEGSYTLTAAPAAPVLCNGTYRGKLTVDGDESLTARAPARSDTYGNSCAPATYSWISGSSKVALSGDEDTKTIALPFPVKLYGVSYSSASVTTNGLINFLEPRLGDYDNVALPSADKPNGTVAAFWDDLTLDKKSSVQTATTGTTGSRTFAVVWNNAAFAGNTSARVSFEAVFDEATGSVTFQYQGLSATSPENGASATVGIENQAGTDALQYSFNEPVLGDRSAIRIAQGTK